The following DNA comes from Buteo buteo chromosome 7, bButBut1.hap1.1, whole genome shotgun sequence.
gcattattttaaattatttaagtaaTTGTCATATGGTATAGGCAGTACTTTCTTCTGTGGATAATAATGCTATTTATGGGAGGATGGCAGGGAGGGTATTTATGGGAGGGTGGCTTAGAGTCTCAGCATTGGATGATGGGTGGCCCTGGCTTACATGGGTGAAATCATGATTCTGGAGAATAAAGGATTTGGACaaaacctctgctttttttccctttatgtgCCTTTGTGTGGTGTTCATCAGCACAGAGACAGAACTTCACCCTAAGCCTATCTGCACAGTCTATATGGCATGTGATGATGGGGAATGGGTTGAGGCAAAACCATAAAGTTTCCATACTGCAGACATATGAATATCTTCTGACATCTCATTCCCCCACCACATACACCCCTGCCGCCCACATCCTCTACAGAATTAGACATGTTTTCACATACATATGGGCCTTTTACATAAATGAATATGCTCTTCACACACCCCAGGCATGTCCTATATACTTGCTTGCcggtcccagccccacagactgCACCCCAAACTGGTCCCTGGGCATGCTGTGTGTGCAATGGGGTGGTGATGGGACACATTGCTGTAAGGGGTAAAATCCTGGCAGACGCTTTgtggggtgcagcagggagagcGGCTCATGGTCAGATGGGAGGAAGCAGAGGGCATGGAGCTGCTGTGGtgcaggggctgccctgggagctggcaggTACCCGGGGCTCATGAGCTGCTCGTCCGCCCTCATGCcgagggtgctggggtgcagagcAGGGCCAATTCCCTGTCCATACCCACACCTGCTAGTCATTTCTGTCAGCTAAGCAGTAGTGTTTCCCACAGGCGCTCACGCACACACTGTCAGCGGCCCCATGGTGTCCCTGCTCATACATATCTGTTCCTCCAAGACTTCACCATGTCTCTGCCTGCCAGCCCCCACATGCAGCTGGGTCTTCCTGAGCCCAACAGTGCTGCCTGGAGAGGGGCAGCGATCCCAGCTTTGTTTCTGACCACCCCAATGGGGGTTGTTCCTCACTTTCCCACCTGTAAAACAAAGGGAAGGGTTCAGCTATGCTGCAGGGGTAAAACAGCCACCAGCAAACCTACTGCAGTCATTCCCAGGATGTGCCTTTGCATGGGAACACGAATGGGAGGGAGCAGGTCCCAAGGGTAAAAGCACAGTTCTGGGCACAGCTTGCCCATTGCAACCGTGCTCAGCACTCCTCTGCTTCTGCACACTAGAAGAAATGTTCCCAATAGCACAGTTACCCAGAGCTGGCTTGGCCTTGCAGCCATCCTGTTCCTGCTGGTATTTCTTCTTCCTAAtgcaaaaaaagcctttctcttattgtttcacttttttctgcAGCTATAGATCAGACTTGGCAACCCTGAGGCTGGGAAAGCACCTCTGCGTAGTCTTGTGATTTCCCTCTAGTCTTGCATCTTCCAGGCTGGAaagctggctgcaggcaggagggctcATGGGGCACCCAAGGACCGGCATCGCAGCAGAGGGCAGACCCAGCCCAGGCACCATGTTGTGTCCCAGGAGATAGTGCTGGTGATAGGGTCCATGTGGAGGGCTCCTCTCCAGCTCCATGGGGATGGCTCCTGACCGCTTTGCTGGGAGGATGCTTTGGGAAAGGCACAGGCTGTTGCTCACCCCCGGCAGAGTCCCCGTGCTACCCTGGCACAGCAGGGTCCTAGCAGAGAGGGTCAGGTCCAAGCAGGGACAAGGTGGGTCAGCATGTTTGCAAAAAATCTCGTTCCACTCTATGGCCAGGGCTTACTATCGTGGGAGAGAGACAAAAATCTGCAGAGGGCTGTAATCTGAGCAGGGCTTCCCCAGTCTGCTGTGAAACACAGGAGCAGAGAGTGGCCACCGCAAGATGGGGTGGATGGACAGGAGCCGCTGCCCATGGGTGGGCAGGTGAGGAGCCGAGcaagggggtgctgggggtctccTCTACTGCTGAGGGCATCTCGACCCCTCCCCACCTGACGTACACTCAGTCACCTTTTGTGCTGAGAAGCCAAGTCTGGTGCTGCAGAGGAACTGCAGGAGCCCAATATAGTCCCTGATCTGGGGCTCCATGCACTGCGAGAGGATGGAGGATGGATGTCGTGGTGAAagggaaggctggggggggtctgagGTTTGCCCTGGGACTGGGGAGCAGGGTacaggctggagaggcagaagGACTCGACACTGCAGCCAGCTCTTCTCCGGACAGTCCCTGGCCGCAAGCCCAGACTCATGTGGGAATTTCCCTCTCCAGTCTTTCTGGTTTCGGTTTCCTTCCTGAAgctccagaagcagcagccaagcCAACCTGCCCGAGGAGCCCTGCTCCCCGCTATCTCAGACCCATCTCCCCTGGCACGAGCCAGGCACCACGAGGGCAGGTCCCTCTGTGTGGGGACCGTGGCAGACCAGCCCGGGGCTCCCATGCCTTCCTGCACTGCCTGGCTGTCACTGCTGGCCCATGgggatggggctggtggggagcaACACCATGGTGGGGGGCTGTAAGAGCAAAGGAGAAATCGTAGCCCAAGGGGTCAAACGTGCAGGgagcagcctgcctgcagcctctcatctgctgccagctctgggcagagaagggcaggcaggggggaCACTCGGACAAGCTGGGAtagctgctgtggggagagatACTGCTGAATCCAGGGAATGTATCAGCTTCTCGTGATGGTCCTGTCTTGAGACCTGGGGCAGCACCAGCCCTTTCTTGCCTGCTGCACGGAAATCTGCAAGAGATGTCTCGGCTATAGATCAGTCCCTGGCCCCGACACCCTTCTCCATGTCAACTCTGACAGCCCAACACTCCCTTTCCTGCAGGTGTCTTTGCTCTGCAAGCAGTTTAGGGACATCTGTGCTGCAAAATGGGGTGTGAGTTGGGATGAGCTCCACCATGAGACTGTGTGCGTGACATGGAGCACAAACAAGCACGGAGCCAGGTATTGAGTCTCAAGATGCAAGTCGGGACTCCGGAAGGCCAAGTGGTTCACCAGCCAGATCTGAGCCAAAGGAATGACAGTCTACAGGAGAGGCAAGGGAAGAGTTCAGCTCCCCAGTTGCCTGCTGGAAGGTGACCATTGCTCAGCCATCAGACTTCTTATGTGCTTATACAGGTGGACAAAAGCCAAGGCCAGCTGCTCCTGTGGGGCCTGGCAGGTTGACTTTTCTGGACCCTATGAACCACAGGCTTTTCCTTCACTGCCTGCTGTGGCAGAAGGCACCCAGAAGGTCAGAAAGCCCTCATGATGCCATGGGCAATGCACCTGTTATCCTGGTTCTCTCTGGTCTTTTTGTGAGCGTGAACCCTGTGGCTGTCCCCTTTCTCCCAGTGAAGCTGGAGAAGCCCTGGGAAGGGAGATGAGCCATGCAGACCTTCAGACCTGACGGCTGCATTGTGTCCCTGCTGGCCCCTGTTCCTAACCTGATTCTCTAGCTGCCCCCTCCATCAGCCCCCGCAGGGCAGttctctcctcctcttgctCTCGGCCATTCTCCTCAACATGAGGAGTGCTGTTGTGGTTATTTCTAGCCAATGTTGCTGAAGCACCTGCTCTATTAAGGGATGTACAGCCTGACACGGCCTCTCCCTTCAGCTCTTTGATAGCTGATGGCTTGAACTTGGCCTCACGGCTCAGCCTCTTTGAGTTCTGTCTTTCTAACCTACACTGGCCATGTTCTGGCAGCTCCATGTCACTCAAGAAACCTTTCTCCCAAACCCACCCATTTATACGTCTCATCACTGGTGCTTCCCTATGGAAAGTGGGGACTGGATGGATCACTGCTAAGCACAAACATGGTCTGTATGTCTGCTTAGTTCCTGATGGGAGCATGAAGGTCTCTCTGGTTGAACATTATTGCTCTCCTTGTTGTTGCCCTCTGCTCCCAGTTTGGCTCTGCTCCAGGTGAATCCATCTCTGTCTTTGGGTTGTTATTTCCTctcctggaggaagaaggacTCATGATGGTGACCAGTAATACCTGAGGAACAGGCATGACATGCTCTGACTCCTTGGTCTGGAGCATGGCCTGCTGGGAGTCCTTATTCTCCCCTGGTCGAACACATCCATGTCCCCTCCTGGTCATATGGATTCAGCCCTGCACCCCAAATCTCTTCCAGCCATCCCTGACACAGCTGTGTGCTGTTTTACATGCACTTGGCAGAAGCTTTCTAGGAAATACATGAAGGACTATTTCTACACCACCAGCAGATACCAGCAGCCAGCTGTTGCATGGGTATGGGCTCTTCCCTGTGCAGGAAGCCTTTGGCTCAGCCCCACAAATCTTCCTCCCAAGGGACCAAGAGTGTGACTTGTTGGGGTGTTATTTGGGATTGGCCATCACTCAGTCCTGGCAAGGAGAGATGCTTTCCAGTTGCAAGGAGATGGCTGAGAAGGACCTGCCCACACTGACGCTGGAATGAGCCCAGTGGAGGGAGCATGAGCGGTTCTTTCTGGTATCCCATGGGGTGCAGCTGCCCCAGCACGGCTGAGAAAGTGCTCCCAAGTGAGGTGTTTGGTGGGCAGCAGGGAAATACCCAGAAGGTGCCTGCCCCAGGAGACACCAACCACACACTCTGCAGTGGCCACTTAGGTCTGTGGTCTGTTGTCCTTCTCCCtgctgtgggagaagcagcaagttGAGGCAGGGCCAGGAGTCTGGCCCAGGGACCTCCTCTGGTTTCTCAGCACCTCCCCTTGGCTGGCTGTCTCCACACCAGACACCGGTCATGAAAATGACATTCCCCAGCCCTGGCGTGACTCAGTGCAGCTCTACGGTGGTGCACCCCTTCCCCACCAAAAAGGTTTCCTGGTCCTCCCCACTTCTCAGCTTTACCAACAGGAAGAAACACCAGACCTGCACTGACCCTGATGCCATCTGAGTGAAGACATTTCTGAACTTTTTGGGGACACACTGAGATGGCCACCCCCGCCTGGTGCCCCAATGCTCCAGCTCTGGCCCCTGGGAGCCCAGCCCAACCccagcttcttcctctcctcttgcaAAGGAATGATTTCTGTGTTGTGGACTGCTTGTGACAGTCCTGTGGGCAGGGAAGTGGGACCTGTGGCCCCAATGGTGAGTGCTGGCCCCATCAGCCCACCTCACCCAGCCTGACTCTGCAAAGGCAAGctcgtgcctcagtttcccatctgTAAGCAAGGGATAGCAATGCTTAAAAGCTTTCTGCGAAGTGCTCAAGGAGCCACTGTATGAAAGCAAAACATCATGAGCACTGTTTGATTATTCTCCTGTTCAGGAAGACCTGGCTGATTTTATATCCCTTCCttgcttccttctgctgctgggctgtgtCCCAGGGTCCCCCTTGCCTCCTACTTCAGTGAGCTGTGCCAGAGCTGCTTTGCAGGGATGCAGAACAGAAGCTTGTacctctcccctcctgctgAGTTACCTGCCCAGCCTGCATAGCATTTGGGCTCCTTTGAGAGCTGCTCTGGGGCTACTCTTCCCTCTTCTACCTTGAGGGAAGGGGCATTTCAGGTGTGCTGTTAATTAGCAATTTTCACCCTTATTCTGTAGACATGGTTTCACATTGTCTTTAAGGAATAAAGCCTTCTGTTCATAATGCCCGTCTCCATCACTGAGCTTGGACATTGATGGATCTCCTCTCTGATGCACAGGCTACACCTTCCCACCTACCCTCAGTAGAGTGGTCCTtttgggacccccaaaccctgctCTCCACAGCCCAGATTCCTGGATGTGCAGGGGAAGGTGTGGGGACACAGCCATGAGTCAACTGTGAGCCCCAGTTCGGGATGCAGCTGGGCCCTGGCTCCCTGAGGAGCACATTGTCCCCCATTTCCTCCTGCCGGGTCTTTGTTCACTCTCCAAGGCTGCTGTCAGGGTGGGCTGTGGGGAAGCATCCCTGGGCCCCAGCCCCCAAGCTTGTAAAGCCCACTCACCCAACAGGGCTTTTCCTATCCCATTCCCAAGCGCTGGGAtcccttcctctgctgcatcctccctctccctcctctgcctctgtcctctgctcacagtctcccagctccctgcctcaTCTCCTTGatgcccccctgccccctgcaccccagggtACCCTGCACCCAACCCTCAGCACCCACCTCCACTCACTTACACCTTTCGTCCCCATGCCCAGGGAGAGCCACCCTCTTCTGCCTGGGCCCTGTGCTCCAGTACCAAGAATTTGGGACCCCCTCCATACCTGGGACCGTCTCCATCGCTGGGACCCTCCATCCCTCAGCACCTGGGCAGCATGCGGGCAGGTGCCCTGCCAGGATGCAGGGCCAAGGTCAATTCAGGTTGTGGCACCAGCTCCTGGTGCACAGACATGTCAGGACTCTGTCCACTGCCTGCTCTCACTGGGAGGATGCTCTGCCAGCTCAGCCTGGCAAAGCGGGTCCACCAGAGCTTGCCGACCCTGGCCTCATGGATGGGGCAGCTCCCCACCTTGTGATTTCCAGACATCCCTTTGCCAAAACCACACTGGCAAATCCAGTGGGTCCAGCTCTACCAGCTCCTGGCCTTGGCTACTGATATGATGGGGGAaaagggctgggggagaggtctggctctgcagcagcacagaggctgGGAGGAAACAGCcctgggaggtgctggagtCGTGatggggctgctgctgcggtgctgggagcagggaggcaaTGCAGAAGGCGAGGTTTTTAGGGCTAAGGACTCTGAGGTATTTCCAGTTGGGAAGTTGGGgttcttcccctgcccctcccaAAACGGTTGTAGTGGGGTCCTATCAGCCCCGTTTTTCTAGGCAGGAGGGAAACAACCTCTTCCAGAGCTGACACAGAGGGAGAAAATCTTTATTCTTTGGCACCAGCAAAAGACAGCGTTTTGAGAACAAGGCTGAACAATGTGGTTCTACAATGAGCATCCTGCAAGTAACCAGCATACCACTTGCTCCATTAAGGAGACAGATCTTACTCTCAGCATCCACCGTACCATGGCAAAATTCAGCCAGCTGACTTGGAAGTCAGCCTAGGTTTACATGACAGCACTCATACCTAATTTCCAAGACCACTTCCCACAAATAGCTGTGGGGATAAAATCCCCCTCCCATTCTAGCAGCAGAGGATCAAGGAGGGGACAGTTTAGCCACATGTCACACAGCAGACTATGCCAAGACAGGTCTGCAAGGCCAGGAGGTCCCCAGCATCACAGCTGCCCATAAGGGTGGCTAAATTATCATGGATAAATGACATCTTTACAAGACAAAAGGAACTTCAGGGGTCCCAAGGTGGCTCAGCAGGTCCTGGTGCTCAGCAGCAGAGTTTCTAGGTCTGTGCCAAGACTCTGCTGGATGGTCTTGCAGGACTTCTCCAGGGTATAGACCTCTCAGCTCCCAGTGCTCACTGCAGCTCCAGGGTGTTCACATATTCCTTCACCCACCTGGCATCAGGGTTAGCACAGACCTCACGGTCCTTCCTGGTGATGAACCTGTCaagggaggtggggaggtgTTACAGCCCCAGATGGGGAAAGGGGCATGAGGGCCTTGTGTCACTCCCCGGGCACATGCTGACCTGCCCTGTGATCAGAGCTAGCTCCCAAGGGAATCATGCCCCTTCCAGGCTCCCATCCCACAAACCCCCAAGCATCAAGGGGCCGCAGAGCCTGTTAAAAcccagaggggagggagagatcAGGGTCCCCTGGGAGAACCACCCCCCATGCTCAGATGTTCCTGGCCATGGTCAGTGCAGAGGTGAGCCTGGATGTGGTGCGTGGGCAGCTGGCATACCAGGTGCAAGACTTGCAGGTGGTACATGATGTGCATTGGGCTCATCACCACTGGGAGGTCCTGCTGGCTACACAGGGACCTCCTTCTCACACCTTATTCCCAGCACCAGGATGGTTCAAGGAGACCACTTATTTCTCAGCTGAGGAGGATGAGTGCTCATGTGTTGCACATGTGACCCATGGTGGCTGCCCCATTCCCTTATTGCAGGTATGGTTCCTCATACCACCATGCTCTCAGCCCCGTTGGATGTGAAGCAAAGAGCCCAAAGGCTGGTAGAGCCTTTCCTAAGAGCCCAGAGAAGGAGCCAGTACTTACACAACTGCTGGCTGTGAGCACTTGCTGCTAGTGTAGAAATAATCCTTCACGTGACTCTGGGGCAGCTTTCGTAAGGTGTAGCTGAAGCAGCACACAGTTGTGTCAGCCCCAACTGGAAGAGATCAAGAAAGCGAGCATGAGTCTATTACTCAATAAACTGCACATTCCCCAGCCGAGAGCATGGGCAACCATCCCCTTAATCAGCGTAGTgccctcttctcttcctctttccccagaAAGTCAGCAAGAAATTGCTGTGAACACTAAAGCTTAATTCGTCATTGCTAGGATTGCTTGTTAAATGTTTTGCACTCACTTccaatgataaaaatattttcagtcacCCTGGAACCACTCCTAAAGCCCAGCAACAAAATCAGGGGAGACGAAAGCTGAAAACTTTGATACTTATTGGTAAAATTCATCCCGAAGATAAAAGGATGTGAGAAAGGAAGAGCAGACCCAAGAAAGCAGAAGCTATTCACACAGGTTTCCAACCTTTGCAGCTAACATTTTCCAGTTCTGCTTCAAATTCACTGCCAGTCAGAGCAAAAATCCACCCCAAGAGAGCAGAGAGATGCTGTACTCACTTGGAGCAGGAGAGGCCTGAGAAAAGAGGACACCAACAAGGATGATGGAGAGGCACACTGCAGAGGCGTTCATTATGGACAGAGATGAGCTGcaggggagaggcagagcagaCTCCTCCTGTGTCTGATGCGAGGTGCTCGCTCGGTCCTTGCTTTTTATAGGGACGGTGGCTGGCCCCATCAGTTAGATTTCAAGAACAAACACTTGGAGTTTCCATAGTGTAACAGAGCTGATGTCACAGCACCTTTGcctcagaaatgctgaaaaaaggaaacagtagGTCTAGGAAATACCAGAATAGATTTTGTGTGAGGTGAGGTAACTTTGACCAAACCGGCACCCACGAGGGCTATACTGACCAAGACAGGATATGAAACCACCCTCGAACAGCAGGTTCACACTTAGATTCACCAACATGCCAGCAGCACTCATCAACCTCATCCCAGCTTCCTCCCCGAAGGTCCTTTTCAAGGACCCAGGCCTTGAGGACAAAGGTGCTTAGATCCTCAGAATGGCTCAGGGACGGTGCAGCTCCAGCCAGGGAGTTCTTCCTCCCGTGGTGGGTTTGGGTCAGGCACAGGGTGGATGCAGGggggcagtgcaggcagcatgggCAGCAGGCACGCTCTGAGTTctgctgcctgtgcaggcagcaaggATGGCTGGCACCCTGGACACTGGTTGTAGATCTCGGCACCATAAAAAGTGCAGTCTTGGCACCATAAAACATAAAATCCTCAATGTTGTGCTTCCAGTATGGAGCTCAGGACCTTCAAACCCATTGTAACACACCCCAGCATCAGTCAGTAAGGGGAGTGCTTGCCTGGGAAGCCCGACTCGATGATCTGACTCTACAAACACTGTCTTCTCCCAGAGACACAGGGCAAACACAAGTGCCAGCATGGGTTTGGTACAAGGTGGGATGCAGAAGGCAGAGCAGGAGATTCCCCTGCCCAGGGAGTGGAGGGGAACCACCTCTCATGCAAGCATGTACCCCCGCCCCTTGTGCACACTCACAGTCACAGGGCCTATGATGTGCTCTGCCCAGAGCCCCCAGCACTGCCCTTGCCACTAAGTGATGGGCTCCCCAGGAAGCATTTCCCCTTTTTCCACCTCCCTCTTCTCTGCAACAGATATCAACTTAACCAGCTCACAGCCCGTGGTTTCTCTGGGTATTTTCACACCCAGCTCCCAGTGACAACTGCCATTCATGAGGCACCATGAGCTCATCTCCCCGGGATTTCCTCACTGCCCCGCGGCCCCAGTAATGCAGCAGGGACCACagggcagtgctgctctgtTCCCCCACCTGGAGACCTCCTTGTGTCTTGGTGTATTGGGACTGCCTCCTACAGTGTCCCCTTCACCACAATGTCCCCACAGGTGGGGACCAGTGCTGCAAGAGTCCATGGCTTTCCCAACTCATCCTCTGAGGAGACATCCTCACGGTGCTGGGAGTGGTTGTGTCCTGGGACCCTGAGGACTCCTGCCTTCAAAAGCATGTGAAGGACCTGGAGCTGAACCAAGTGACTGACACGACAAGGTTGTCACAAACATGCGGTGGTAGCATTTTGGGGCAGCACAGCAACATGCTAGCAGGTAGTCAGGTTTTGCAAGGGACAAAATCTCAGCTGGAATTTGCCAAGGGACATCCCACTCTCAGGGACGGAGAGGGGGATTATTTATTGCTACTCCTGTATTACATGTTCTTCAGTATTGCAATTAGCCTGTTGTTCTGGCTAATTTATGTATGCATTGCTCATGCCCCAGATCCATGTAGGGTTACAAAGCAAGGCAATGTGTCTCAGCCTTGTGTCCTCACTACAGTAACAATTGCATTTTGTACTGAGCCTTgacctgtccctgctgccctaACGCTGTTCCTGGGGCTGGGACTTCTCTTTCGAAGGAGCAGTGCCTAAATTAAGTTTTTACATCCCCACCACCTGCCTCACCACATGTGCCTGCACACTCCTTGGCTTCAACATGTAGCTTCTGGGCTGCATCGCTTCCTTGTTGCATTTGGTGGGGTGGGAGTCGCTCAtctccccttcctctgccaTCACAGACGGACTGTTGGGCTATGGGACACGCAAATGAACCTGTTTTGGTGTGCTCAGACCTGCTGGCAGAGGAAGGACGATGACAAAATATCTGACAGGTCCAGATAGAGATCTAAGAAACCACAGAGTGATACTGACGCTCCCCCAACCGCAAGGCTGCCAGAGCTCACGCTCCGTTAGAGCTTGTAGAGGCAACCGAAACCATGACATCTGCATATCTTTCAGAAAGCGCAGGGTGCCTGCgcctcagcccagcccagctccctcttccccccacccgaCATGCCCAAGGGATGGCACAATCCCATCTGACCATTGCACAGCCCAGCCTTGCCCCTCACTTGGCCCTGTGCAGGTTTTTGGAGGTGTATCCCGTAGCCCTGACCATCATGGCAGAGATGCCAGAGCGTTGGAGAGATGCCAGAGCGTTGGAGAGATGCCAGACCATTCATCCTGGCTCCATCCTTGCCCCAGGTCAGCTTTTGCGGGAGGGTGacactcctccctgccctcatcCTACTCTGCACTCCTCCAAAGCTCCCCACCGCCTCCCTTTGCCCTCTTTGCTCGCTGTAATGCAGCTCCTCAGGGAAAGGTGGGGGCAAAGGCAGCCGCCAGCGGCTGGGATCCACCAGGCATTGCAGAGAAACCTGGGCAGAGATCGGGGGGGCATCGTGGAGACAGGGGAGCTGGACGCCAGATGTGCCCCTGTGAGCCCAGACCATGAAGGGACCATGCTGGGGTTTGGCCTCAGATGGAGAGGGGAGTTGCACGGGCCTTTTTAGGGAGCTGCATGGGACAAGGTGAACCACAAGGAGGTTTCTCTACTCTGTGTGCACTGACCCCTGCAAGTCAGAGAGATTTTCTCTCTGTCGATTTGCTTCCCCTCCCAACCACACACGAGCATCCAAGGAGCACCGGGCCCTCTGCCGTCTTCTGCGGGAAATGTTCCCGGAGCCCTTTCATTCATCTCCGTCTCAGCGAGGGCTCATCCCTCCATCTCCCGAGAAGCCCTGCAgtgctccctcctgcctgcccacggGCACGCGTAGGGCTCTCCTCCCCGCACAcagcctggggcaggcagggctcctgCCAGCACCGGGCACCCCCCCGGGTGTCATCCTCTGGGTCAGTGCTCATTCCCCTCGGGTCCGAACCCTGCTGcgctgggtgctgcagggacaggggaCAGGGCTCTGTGCCCTGGGCAGGGGTCCAGGCTCTGCAGCATCCCGTCCTGCTGCCCATGCCGGTAGCAACATCTGGGGAGGACGACACATTTCAAGCCCCTCTCCATCTTCCTACGCAGCAGAAAGCCTCTTTTCTAGGAGGTGAGTGCAGGTGGTGGGGGAAAagtctgcttttggttttgcccCAGCCTGACTTCAcctcttttcaatttttttctttttccttaagtgAAATGTATGGGGCCAAGGAAAGAGGCTATGCATGGTATGCAGGACAAGGGTAGGGGGAATCACAAGCATCACTGCTGCAGGATGCCTGGGCAATGCCAGCACATTGCTGCTGCCTGTGACTCCCACAAGGAGGCAAAAGGCAAAAGTCTCTGCTCCCTCAGAAGGACTCTCTGGAAACCAGGATCACCTGCTCTTTGCAGCTCCCGATGAAGTCTCAAAAGATGGCCCCAACAGGCTGTTTTGccctagaaaaaaaagatgcaaatgtTACTCTAAAACCAGTAGGAATAGGGACTCCAGACACACTTCCTCTGCTGGCACAAGGGCTCAGACCCCTGTTTCACTGGAACTCCTGTTTCACTGGAACTCCTGTTTCACTGGAACTCTGCTGATAACAATCAGCCTGCACCTACACTGTTCTTGCTTCTCCTGAGGTGACTACAGGGAAACTCTGGCTTGTGCACTGGGAGTCAGGGTTGTTGCATCCATGAAGCTGGATCACCTGTGCCCAGTGTGATGTGTGTCACACGAGCCTGGCAATGTATAACAGCACATATGGGGTCCATGCTCCACCATCAGCAGGACTGGACCTCCCTGGTGAACCCCCAGGGGACCACTAAGTCTTTTCTTGAACCATTGGCCATCACTGCCTTCCCCAAACCTGCCTTTGACAGTGATCAGAGACCCAGCACAGCCATCTCCTGCTTCCCAGGCTTGGCAGAGAAGAGGTCCACTTGCACAGAGGCTCTTCCCAGTGCCACAGCTCTCAGAAAGGAGCAGGCATCCCTGCAAAGTCCCCCAGAAAGGCTGTGGCATCTATCCCTCTGGTCCTCTCCTTGGGCTGTAGGGCCCAAGCAGCCCTGACCCTTCAAGGCTTGGTTGGTGGCCACTAACAGGtccaccaccatcaccacctcATCCCTGGTGGTCTAGTGGTCAGGGTTCGGCACTCTCACTGCCGCAGCCTGGGTTCGATTCCCAGCCAGGGAAGGGGGTTCCTGCAGCCACCACAGGTCCCAGCCTTTTCCTGGGTGGCTGCACTGCCCT
Coding sequences within:
- the LOC142033390 gene encoding C-C motif chemokine 5-like produces the protein MGPATVPIKSKDRASTSHQTQEESALPLPCSSSLSIMNASAVCLSIILVGVLFSQASPAPIGADTTVCCFSYTLRKLPQSHVKDYFYTSSKCSQPAVVFITRKDREVCANPDARWVKEYVNTLELQ